In the genome of Pseudorasbora parva isolate DD20220531a chromosome 10, ASM2467924v1, whole genome shotgun sequence, one region contains:
- the cln8 gene encoding protein CLN8: MSSQPDNVILSSGENLNMDYTSLDIKLKIIALSFIFYTFVFFLSHILSALLFHTYCSLSAKEKVFWDLAATRAVFGIQSMVAGLRALLEDSAVFSDKILGQEDWSWFNVLSATGFFLFENVALHGSNVVFRSFDLPLAAHHFFALAGFAGAVLWDWVGHFLPMVTLLMEVSTPFTCISWMLLKAGWSRTLFWKANQWIMIHMFHCRMVLSYYMWWVCWDHWEEMNTHIPLVQRLLFFIGLFLLTFFLNPIWMHKKTLQLLSPVDWNFDNMPKPENGPVQNQARHKPHAN; this comes from the exons ATGTCTTCCCAACCAGATAACGTAATATTGTCCTCGGGGGAAAACTTAAACATGGACTACACTTCCCTGGACATTAAATTGAAAATCATTGCCCTGAGCTTCATCTTCTACACCTTCGTTTTCTTCCTCTCTCACATCCTGTCTGCCCTGCTCTTTCACACATACTGCTCGCTATCAGCCAAAGAAAAG GTCTTCTGGGATCTAGCTGCGACACGGGCTGTGTTTGGCATTCAAAGCATGGTGGCAGGTCTTCGAGCACTCCTGGAGGACTCTGCTGTCTTTTCTGATAAGATTCTCGGGCAGGAGGACTGGTCGTGGTTCAATGTGCTCTCCGCTACAGGCTTTTTCCTGTTTGAAAATGTGGCCCTTCATGGCTCCAACGTAGTGTTCCGGTCCTTCGATCTGCCGTTAGCTGCGCACCACTTCTTTGCCCTGGCAGGGTTTGCTGGGGCAGTTTTGTGGGACTGGGTGGGTCATTTCTTGCCTATGGTAACCCTGCTAATGGAGGTGAGCACACCCTTCACCTGCATCTCCTGGATGTTGCTTAAG GCGGGCTGGTCCAGGACTCTGTTCTGGAAAGCTAATCAGTGGATCATGATTCACATGTTCCACTGCCGGATGGTTCTATCCTACTATATGTGGTGGGTGTGTTGGGATCACTGGGAggagatgaacacacacatcccACTTGTTCAGAGACTTCTGTTCTTCATAGGCCTCTTTCTGCTCACCTTCTTCCTCAACCCCATTTGGATGCATAAGAAAACCCTGCAGCTTCTCAGTCCTGTGGATTGGAACTTTGACAACATGCCCAAACCAGAGAACGGACCAGTCCAAAACCAGGCTCGACACAAACCCCACGCCAACTGA